Below is a genomic region from Spirosoma radiotolerans.
CTACCATCGGTAAGACTATCGAACAAATATTTACCACCACCAGCGGTAATCGTCGAATCTAGCTTTGTTGTCCCAAGCTGATCGTATAAATATACTTTTACACCATCTATACCTGGTTCTCCTGCTGATTGAGCACCATCTTTATTTACGTCATTAAATACGTAATCACCCAGGCTACCATACGGACCCTGAATGACCTGAATGTCACAGCAATTTGTCGCCGGACAACCCGTGCGATAGGTTACAAACCGATAGGTACCTGTACTTTTGATTGTCAATGAGAGGTCGCTGTTCACCTCAGCAAGTGAGGTTGATACGGCCGATGTACTAATCGGCACATCGTTGCGATACCACACAATCTGGTCGTAGCCAGATGGGATCGTTACGGTATATTCGTCACCAGGGTACCAGAGAATAGGAACCGAAAAACAGACTGCATCGTAGTCATCTTCGGTCAAACTCTGATTATTGGGGATTGAATTCGAATCTGTCTGGCCAGCGGCTACAACTTCCGCCTTATTAAACCAAACGCCCTGTTGTTGTACAGTTGCCTTTAACGTTAATACGGCGGAGTCACCCGGAACGATCAATGGGGTGTTCCAGATACCCGTATTAGCATCGTATGTACCCGCACCGCGGACGACACTGGCAGAACCAGGCACATACGCCACTCCCCCGCTCGGTAACTCTTCCTTAACAGACACCGAAGTAGCGGTAATTGAGCCAGGCGCATTCGCTACGATAATTGTATACGTAACAACGTCCCCAATTTTCGGTGCCTGGCTACTGATTGCATTGTGAAGACTTAAATTGATTGTTGGGGTCTGCGCTTGTGACGATGAGCTTACCAGCCAAAGCATTAGTAGACTCAGCACCGAACAAGCCCCCTTCCCAAGGGATAGAGACATGCCCTGAGACGTGCAGGTAAATGCGGATAGCAGCTCCAAAAAGCTGCTCTTCCTTACTCGCTTCGGTCTCAGCGGCACAGTCCCTCCACCTGTGTCTGCCACCGCCTGTGGGTGATCTCCGTGAATTAATTTTTTTAGTATAAATTGCTCATTCATTGGATGTTGCGCAAAATTAGTAGAGGCTTTTTGTGAATGGTGGGTTCGAAAACCAGATGGGCTCAAACCAGGTATATCAGGCGGCTCGCCATCAAACCTGCCAAATTCATCAGATAGACACTCTGCACTGTCAGAAGAGGTGGTTGTCGTTGTCGCCAACAACTTAACCGTGTGTGAAGACATAGATTTCTCCAGGGACAGTAATGGTCCATGCAGTGCTCCCAGAATATAACTGATTAACCGTCCGGTAAAGGCAACTACCTGATTTTGCCGACCAACTGACAAGCCATAGCCGGTTGCTGATCTAGCACGAGTCAATGGCTTGAAACGGGTTTTATATAGCGTAGATACTTCTTCCATCTGCAACTTAATTTTGGACGGTTTACTGTTTGCAAATTGAGAGCTGCAGGTTCATAAATAATTCAGACCGACGGACCGGCAATTGGTCACGGTTTATTACTCAGCAATCCAGGGGCTCTTATGCTCCCTTAGAATTCAACTAAAACTATGCCAAACCACACTTTTGCCTATGGGCTTGCCGTTAATAACCATTAATAGCCTAGTTATTAAGGCATTATAACATGATTGACCATTCATACAGTTGAACTATCAGACACTTATTAGCCAATTACCTGGAATGGGTTGATCATGAAGATGGTGGCAGGAGATTAGCGAAAACTATGCCAAGTGTGAAATATTCATTTATATTTTGGTTACTTACTTCAATTAAGGCGGCTCAAGGAGGATGACCTAGTGGTGTCTATTAACCAACTTGATAGGATAAAGAGAGGAAAAGAGGAAGATGGCAGTCATTTTCACCTACTGCCTGTTATGGGTGGGCGAATATAGATATGAAGCAGGGTAGTATCGTACCTATTTATTGTTCGGTGGTGTGATGAGCAAAAAAATAGCCGCTCTTTTCGGAGCGGCTAGCCTGCAACAGTACGTTGACTTAGAAATCATACCCAAGGGTTAAATAGGGAATCGGCTTGCTTACCGTGCGATCCTCTAATCCCCAACCATAATCGAACTTTACAAAATAACCAAAAATCATTGTTCGTATTCCAGCACCATAACCAATCAGGAATGGATTTTTAAAGTTGGTTACGGTTGCTCTGAAGGGTATACTTCCTCCACCAACAATTTCTGTATTCAGGCTGTTCTGCTGACTGAATGGCCCACTGCCTGTCCAGGCGGTTCCAATATCAGTAAAAGCAACCAGCTGTAGATTACGCAAAAAATTGGATGTGATATTCCCGCGGTACAGATACCGAATCAGCGGTAAACGAAGTTCAGCATTGAACAGCATGTAACTATTACCCGTTAGCTTGCCCTGATTGAAGCCTCGCAACGGAGCAGCAAAATCCAGGAAAAAAACATCCCGATAATCGTACGGAATTTCGTTTTGTATCGTATTCGGTACCAGCAGGGGGTTCGATGCAATGGGTTCTTTTTGTCCGCCAATCCAGTTTTCCATTCCCCCTAATGTACTTTTCTTCGGGGCAGCTCCTCCCGACTGACTGAATGAAAACCGGGTAGCCAGAATCAGATCGCGGTGTATGCGCTGATAATGCCGCAAATCGAGCGACAACCGCCGGAACCCCTGCGATGGCCCTCGTAAACCAGCATACTCCTCATAGCGAAGCTTGGCTTTTGTACCAACCGTCATATTCATACCGTTTACTTTGGTGTTATCGAAAACAAACTCACCTCGTAAACCGGCATAATCCGAAACACGATCCGGCTCCGAAAAAGACGATAGATCTATCAACCGGGTAATGGCGTAGAATGGCGACACCGTAAACCGGCTATTTACTGAAATTGGGTATGAAGCAGAGACGGCCACCCGGTTATATCGATACTTTTGCAGGATACCGGACCCCTCCGCAAAAAGCGTTTGTCGATCTACACGGGCGCCATAATCAATGCGGTGTGTTAGGTTTGTATACTCGGCAAATAGATCGCTGTTCCGCAGTGTGTTGGTTAAGCTAAGAAATCCACCAGCTCGCAGTACATGATTTTCCAACAGATCAGTAAGCGTAACTTCTTGTGCATACCCAAAACCCTTGATTGGGTCGACACGCCAGTTAGATGGCGCTTCGTTGATACCAAAAGTAGCCTTGTAGTCGAACGGACCGCGAATTGTGATATTTTCCCGGCGTCGGTTACGGGGAAGCGGGGTGGTCAGGCCGGGCGAAACACCCGTCACCGACCGTCGTTGGCGATACTCGGCCGCCTTGACTACCTCAGGGTCAAACCGGTAATTATCGGTATCTACTTCACCCGGCTCCAGCGCCAGCTTTGAACCGGAAGCAGGTTGTGCACCGGCTTCAGTACGGCCTGCCGCCGTTGAATCGGTTGTGGCCCGATTGGGCTGCTGGGTCGAATCAGTTTTTGCGGGGCTAACCCGCGGGGCCGCTGATGGATTTGCCCTGTTGAGGGCAATACTTCGCTGTGTGGGCGGAGCCTGGGCCGTTTGAGTAAGGCTCAGTTGCGAACGGAATCCAATGTATTCATCCCCATTTTTCAGACTGCTATAAACGAACCCGCCATTCGCTGGTTTGAGGTCATAGAGCCGGATGCTTTCTGGAAAAGCGGTTAACTGACTAACCGACTTACTTTCGGTTTCGAGCCGGTAAAGATTCCGGATTCCATTGGCATCGTTGAGAAAATAAATCGTTGTTTCGCTGGCCGGAATAGGCTGTGTTGCCTGAGATAGTGAATCAGTCAGGCGGACCAGCGATAAATCACGGGCGCTACCTTCGTGTGAAAATAAACTCAACCGGTCGCGAATGGTACGATAAGAGCCCTTATCGACACCCAGGGTATCGTCTTTCCGATTCGAGCTGAATACGACCTGACGGGCCGTACGGCCAACAAACGCGGGGTATAAATCGTCGTACAGATCGTTGGTCAACTGCTGATAAGACCCCCGATTGATACTGTATAAGAATAAGTCGTTCTGTCCTTTCCGGTCAGCACTCATAATCAGGCTACCGCCATCGTCCGACGCATTCATCCAGACAACCTGCGAGAGCCCATTGACCGTCCGCTTGAATTCCCGTTTAGGCCGTTTCTCGAAACCACTGAACTGGTACAGATTTGTTTTCCCTAACTCGTCTGTAACAACGAGCAGGTTATTGTCGCGCTGCCAGGCGAGCAACGGGGTGCTCGTCTGAGTTATTTGCCCATCGAGCCGATAACCTCCTGTGAGCACAGTCATCTTTTTCCGATTTGTTGTGTTCACAACCTCAACGCTGAACTTGCCATCGCGTAGGACGGAATAGGCAATAAATTGTTTATCAGGGCTTAGTTTCAGGCTGATCAGCAAGGTCTTGTCATCGGACGAGCCCACTTTCATCTGAAAATCGTCGGTGCTGGCCCGATACGATTGCGCTACGCTACTGGCCATGCCCGCGTAATACTCGCGCCACTCGCGCAGAAACCGACTATATGGCACACCCAGTGTACTGGAAATGCTATTTTGCTCATTTCGAATAATACGTGTCAAATTCAGGATATTCGAGACATTATCGCGACCATACCGCTGAACGATGTAGTTCCAGATGGAGTGCCCAACCCGTTCGGCATCAGCACCCGACAATAACGAGGGTTTCTTGACGGGGCGATTCAGCGAAACGTCACGCATGTAATCGTCCAATTCCAGGCTATTGCCTTGGGCAATGTAGGACGCGATTCCGGGCATAAACCAATCCGGCAACGTCAATAAAAGAGAGCTTTGAAGGGCATCTTTGAGGCTTCCTCCGTAGAGCATGTCATACACGAACAGCATGGCTATGTCGTGAATAATCTGTTGACGAAAACTGATCTGATCGCCCGTGAAGGCCAGTTCAACGCGGGATTTAGATAGATTTTGTTCCCGGCTGCTCAAACCACCCTGCGCCGTAAGCCCGATGTTGCTTTGCGCCAGTTCTTCCGGCGAATTGAACAGAAAGATCTTGACGCGATTATAGGGCGTATAACCCAACAGCTCAGTGATCCGGTCAAACTCCGATTCGGCGTACTGGGCCGTCAGGTTAGCAATCTGGTTGCCATCCTGATAATAATAAATCTCAAAGTTTGACGTTCGGATGATCTTCCATTCGAAGCTACGGTATTGAATACGGTTTTTCCCAAACCGCTCCAGCGATGGATAGTTTTGTGCCGTAGCCACGCCCAATCCGCCCAGCCACAGGCCCAACATCAGTATGTATTGATTTCGCATACAGGTATAAAAGACGCTGATCAAGAACTTTCCGGTTCACCGTTTACCGCAAATCCACTTATCTGGTTTTACGTTTCGGTCGACTTAAAATCCTTAATCGGAAAACTAATCAACTGCCATGATATAACGAAATGCACCGGCTAATATTCGCTTCCGGCTCCAAATCTTCACCATCTAAAAGGTATCGGGCAAACTGTTCGGCCAGATAGGGCGCCAGTGATACGCCTTTTGTACCCAAACCACCAAAAATGCCCACCGCTGGCTTGGTTGGATGAAGTCCAATAATCGGGCGCCGATCTTTAGTCGACGGCCGGATACCCGCCTGTTGATTGACAATCTGAAAAGGAGTCTTTAGGATAGCCGCCACTTTCGTCTCTAGAAACGCACGACCATCTTCTGTTGTTTGCCAATCCAGATCGTGCCAACTGTAAGTTGCGCCAATCCGAATCAGACCTGGTCGGACGGGCAGAATGAAAACGCCCTGATTGACTATGTTTTTGATCGAGTAATTGTCGACAACGGCCGTCAGAATCTGTCCTTTCACAGGATTGTAAGGAAGCCAGTCAAATAACGGATTCTCGCGCGACTGAACCCCGTCACAAAATATAACTTTATTAATATCGACGCCTTGCCACTTTACGCTCCTATCGTTTATAGTCAGATCATTGACACTTACTGTTCCTTCAAAAAATTGATTTTTTCGAACAAAATAGCCTTTAACAATTCGAACAAACTCAGTTAAATCGACCCACCCGGCCTGTGTTACTTCCAGACCACCCAAGGGATTATTGATAAACGAGCTATAAGCCTGATCATCAACAGGTTTATAAATATACGGCTGCGTGTCGGGGTCAGCCGCCAGGGCGGAATAATCCATTTGTTCGCTAACGGACCTGAAGGGGCGGTAGATATGCTTGGGATGAAAGAACGTAACACCAAGCTGCTGCTCAATATTGCTATAAAATTGGTGGAGGAAAGGAAACAATTCATCAGCCTTCCAGGTGCGAACAAGTTTTCGACCGGTAAGCGGATTCACCAGGCCAGCCGCCACCGCCGACGCTGATGGGAGCGTCGGTGCATCGACTAGCAACACGGTACATCCGCGCTGGTCGAGTGTCCAGGCCAGCACCGAACCGGCTACTCCTTGCCCGACAATCAGAAAATCAACAGCCATTTGGTTTGGTATAGACGTCGTGCGTCGTAGAAGTCGCTGAGTATAAAAGCCGTAAGTAGTTAACGCATGAGCACTGCATCATTAACCCAATTAGCTACACATTCGGGGCTTACGCTTTCTTTTTTAATTCCTGTTTTTTTCGGTGCAACTCAGCCAAGCGACGGTCGGCCAGTTCGATCACCCAATCGACTTGCTCTTCAATGGTCATGTGCGATGTATCCAGCAGGATAGCATCGTCCGCCTGCCTGAGCGGGCTTTCAATTCGGGTGGTGTCAATCAGGTCACGCTTCTCCAGGTTCTGGATAATATCGTCCAGGTTTATCAACTCGCCTTTTGCTAGGAGTTCCTGCTGTCGACGGCGGGCGCGCGTGTAGGTGTCGGCGGTCATAAACACCTTTACCTCGGCATCCGGAAATACTTTGGTGCCGATATCGCGTCCATCCATAACAACGCCCCGCCGACGGCCCATTTTCTGTTGCTGGGCCACCATGGCCCAACGCACTTCTGGAATGGCACTTACTTCGCTGACAATATTGGAAATGTACATTTTCCGAATTTCGTCTTCAACGTTCAGGCTGTTCAGGCACGTTTCGTTTTTGCCCGTGCGATTGTTGTGGTTGAATGTAATGTGAATTTTTTCGAGCGCAGCCGTTACTTCTCTACTATTGGAGAGAGAAACTCGCTCCTGAATAAAATAAAGACTGACAGCCCGGTACATAGCACCCGTGTCAATGTAGCCGTAGCTCATACGAGCTGCTACGGCCTTGGCGGTTGTACTCTTGCCGCAACTTGAATACCCGTCAATTGCAATCACTATCTTCGGCATGAACGAATCTTCCCGCCGAAGCGGTACTGTTTTAGACAAACGAATTACAAAGATGACGTTTTGACGCTTAAGATTCTACTTCATTCACCTCAGGCATTCGGTATTGTCTTTAAACTCTGGCCTGAATACGCAGTGACTGACTAGGTTAGCTCCCGATGTTCTGACCGAAGCATTGAAAAAATATGCTCATCCAGATACTGATTGTTTTTGACCGCAGCTTTTCGGTGGATCGCTTCGTGCTGGTATCCGGCGGCCTCCAGCACTTTCATTGACCCAATATTCCCTTCGAGCACGCAGGCAAAAATGCGGTTTACCTGAAAATACTGAAAAATATATTTTGTTATGATGGGCAGCGATTCGCTCATAATACCCCGGCCCCAATAACTCTCGCTGAGCCAGTAACCAATCTCGGCATTGTACCGGTAAATGTCATCTTTTACCGTGAAGCCAACATTGCCTACGGCCTGCCCATCAACCTCAATGGCAAAGTTGTTGGGCTGCTGATACGATTTGTTCGAACGAACCCACGAATGAGCATCCCGTGGTGTGTACGGGTACGGGAAAAAATCGCGGACATTGTTCCAGATGTGGCGATTACTGGCGTGTCGAACCAGCGAATCTTCGTCGCCCTCACGCCAGGGACGCAATTGGCCAACAGAAAGCGGAAACGTAATCAACGTGGTAGTCAAGGTCAATGGAAGCAGATGGGTAATTACGTCACTAACAACGTACGAATCCAAATGTTAACCCAAATTTATCCCACTCCTCCCCTATTTCATACTGTTCTTACCGGCATTCGTCGGAAAAAACAGGCAATGCCTCGCGGTATACTCTAGTTTTGACCCGGTCAGCGGCCAAAATCAGTGAATTGTCGCCTAATCGATAAACTATTACTTATGCACGCATCCGAACAATTTGGTGGCCCTGATACTGGTTGCCCGGCACTGAAACAGGCCGTTGAAAAATTTGCTACTTTTAAACCAGCCAGTTCCCTGTTGCCAACAGGGGGCCTGAGACAAATGGAGCCACGCCTGGCAACGTGTAAATAAACTTGACTTATCGGCGTATGACCCGCGAACAACTTATTGGTACCATTGGCAGGAATGGCAAACGCATTCAGTTGCGGGGTACCGACCTGGCTAAATTTGACTTCAGCGGGCTCGACCTAACGGGGGCTGACCTTAGCTTTTCCAACCTCGGCAAAGCTAACTTTCGGGGGGCTATCCTCCGGCAGGTAAACCTGAGCTTTTCGAACCTGAGCGGAGCTGACTTCACAGACGCTGACCTCTACGAAGCCAATTTCAACTTCAGTTCGCTGGAAGATGTCAACTTGAGCGGAGCCAACGTTGAAGGAGCTTCATTTAATTTCTCGGGGCGCAGTAAGTACCGCCCCGAACCCACCAATATCCGGGAAGAGCCCATTACGCTGACGACCATTCTGCAAAAACCAGGATGGGGAACCCTTATCGGCGCCTTAATTGGTGCCTTGCTGGTGTATGGATGCAATGCCATCATTTACTTTTCAGATTTAATTTTGAAGGCTGCTAACCCGCTGATGGTGGGTTTATATCAGTTCCTGATCACTCAGAACATGGTCGATGGAGCGGCCTGCTTTCTAATAACCTGGGCACTTTCAGGCTGGCTGGCTCGTCAGTTTCGAGCCGTTTGGCCAAGGCATCTCATTATCACCATAAGCGTCATGTTCAGCATTCTCCTGATTAATACGGCCTTGTATTATGCGTTGGGAAAGCCCTTTATCGACGCGCTGGCCAAGCTACCCAGCGGCATTGAACGTACGGCCGACTGGTATATTTACATAGCCGGGGATCTGCTGGTTGCCAATGGTTTTCTATACGTACTGCAACAAGGACGGCAGTTGACGCGCAAACTGTCCGAACAGGAGTTTCAACTGCTCAATCTGGAAAAGCTAAAGACCCGTGCCGAACTGGATGCGTTACAGGCCAAGATAAATCCGCATTTTCTCTACAATGCCCTCAACAGCATTGCCAGTTTGGTCCACGAAGACCCCGACAAAGCGGAGGAAATGACGCTTTTGCTTTCCAAACTCTTTCGCTATTCGACCGGGCGCGATGGCGAGTTGTTTGCAACACTGGCCGACGAACTGGAAATGGTCCGTACGTATTTGCAGGTGGAGAAGGTTCGGTTTGGTAACCGGCTTACGTTCAGTGTTGAAATCAGCGACCCGGCACTTAGTGAACTTCGTCTGCCGCAATTCCTGCTGCAACCCGTTGTTGAAAATGCCATTAAACACGGCATCGCCAAGCGGGCTGACCAGGGTCGGATTGATGTTCGTATTTATGAGAAAAACGGAGAATTACACCTTTGCGTCCATGATAATGGGCCCGCTTTCCCCGATGATATGAGCGGTGGGTATGGGCTGCGCAGCATCCAGGATAAGCTCAAACTTCTCTACGGCGATGAGGCCAAAGTTGAGTTACAAAACTGGCCCCTCAAACAGGTCTTGATTTCTATTTTGATGACGAAAATCCGGAGTGTTCGCGATGTTGAAACACCCAATGCTTAACCGAACAGATCATGACACTTCCCTTCAAAACGATATTGATTGACGATGAATCGCTGGCTGTTAGCCGCTTGCGTCGCTTGCTGAACAAGCACCGCGACAGTATAGACGTTATTGGCGAAGCAGCCAATGGCGCCGAAGGCCTGACGCTCATTGAAAGCCTGCAACCTGATTTGATTTTCCTGGATATTGAAATGCCGTTGCTAAATGGTTTCGAGATGCTGTCTCGCCTGACAACCATGCCGATGGTCGTGTTTGCCACCGCCTTTGATCAATACGCCATACGTGCCTTCGAAGAAAATTCCATTGATTATTTACTGAAACCGATCGAAGCCGAGCGGCTGGCCCGCACAGTCCAGAAAATCAGGACGCTGGTCGACCGGCAGGATATGGCACAACCCGCGGTTAACCCCATGTCGGAGAGTGTCATGCGCCTGTTGGCCCAAATGCAGCCGAAGAAAGAAATCTATTCGATCTCGGTGAAAACCGGCGAAAAGATCAAGCTGGTCCCCCTTTCCGACATTGCCTTTTTTGAAGCGGAAGATAAATATGTCTTTCTAGCAACCATGGACGGACAAAAATTTCTGACGACGTATACGCTGACAACACTAAACGAGAAACTCCCGGACACGTTTGTGCGCATCAGCCGATCTGTAATGGTGAACCGGCACAAAATTGCCGAAGTGCACCGGCATTTTGACGGCAAATTCCTGCTGGGCATGAGTGATAAAAAAGGAACAAAACTCACTTCTGGCAGTACCTACGGTGACACTGTCCGGCAACTACTGGAACTTTGACACCCAACCTCATGAAAGCGGCTACCGAACGTAAACTCATTCGCTGGTTTCACATGCTGGCCAGTATTCCCATTCTTGGCTACATCTACGGCCCTGTAGCATCTCTGCCCGAACCGGCCTTTGCGGTCAAGTATGTAATCTTACCCGCCGTGATTCTTTCGGGCTTCTGGTTATGGCAGGGCTATCGGGTCAAAAAATGGTGGCGCAAAGCTTAATGCGCACTCAAGGAAAGGGCTTATTTTTACGCGTAAATGATCCCTTTATGAGTAAGAAAAACAGAACGGGCATCCTGTATTCCACCGATCCGGATTTTCAGTATCAATCCAGCCACGAGCCCGAAGTCGAAACGTTGCCGCCCGCTCAGCAGAACCTTAAGATCTGGCTTGTTAAACTGGGAGGCAGCAAAGTGGTAACGACTGTGCGCGACTTTGTCGGTACCGAAGCTGATCTAGCCGATCTGGGCAAACAACTGAAAGCCGCCTGTGGGGCAGGCGGCTCAAGCAAAGACAACGAAATTCTGATTCAGGGTGACCACCGCGACAAAGTGCTGGCATGGCTCACCAGCAAGGGCTATAAAGCAAAAAAAGCAGGAGGGTAGAGGGGGATGTATGGTATAGGATGTAGGATGTATTGGCCTGCTCTACTACTCCGTGGGCCGTGTCCTCACGGCCCATTTATCCGGATGGTTACGCGATTGCTGACGCGAGAGTGGGCCGTGAGGACAAGACCCACGGAATAAGCATACACCCTATATCATTCCACCCCGCCCATCCATCTTTTCAGGGGTTTGGTAAACAGCAGCAGAATAAACCCTGACACCAATGTAAACACCGCTACACTTTGGAACAGTTGAGGCATTTGCTGAACGTTTTTTTCATCGAAGCCACCCGCAAACAGCCCCGCAATGAGGTTGCCCAGCGACGATCCTACGAACCAGAGTCCCATCAATTGACTGGTATACCGTTTGGGCGCTAATTTAGAAAACGCGCTGAGTCCTACCGGGCTTAAAAACAATTCGGCAACAGTAAAAAACAGGTACGTAAAGGTCAGAAATAAAGGAGAAGTACGAACGCCTGTTAGAGCGACTTTTGCTCCGAACACCATCACCACATACGCCAATCCCAGCAATAATAGAGAGACAGCGAACTTGGCCGGCACAGGGAAGCTGATCTTATTATTGGCAAGAAAAACCCACAGAGCGGCCAATACGGGCGAAAAGATCAGGATAAAGGCGGGGTTCAGATTCTGGAACCAGCTCGATGGCATCTGCCAGCCAAAAACCGATAATTCGGTGTATCGATCCGCAAAAATCTGCAGCGAGGAGCCCTGTTGCTCATTGCCTGCCCAATACAAAGCCGCTGCCAGAAAGAAGATAAATAATACGACAACTCGCTTTTTTTCTGTCGCATCCAGCCCACCCGTCAGTAAAATATACGCGAAGTAACACAGGGCAATCAGCGAAATGATCGTACCCATCGCTTTGGCCAGTCCTTGTGCTGTTGTTAGATCGAGAACACCCGTTAGTTGTAGGGTTGCCATTAAGGCCACGATGAATGCCACAAACAGGAGCAATGAGCGGTTTCCATCCGCCGATTTCTCCTCTGTTGTCGCTTCCTGGGCCACATAATGACCGTGGTCGCCGAGGTAACGCTGCCCGAACAGACGGTACGTGACTAAGCCTAATGCCATCGCTACGGCAGCTGCCCCAAAGCCGTAATGCCAACCGACTTTCTGACCCAGATAGCCCACAATTGAAATACCCAGTAGAGACCCTGTGTTGATTCCCATGTAGAAAATAGAGAAAGCCGCATCTTTACGAGCCCCGCCTTCGGGGTATAATTCGCCAACAACGGTGCTGATGTTCGGTTTGAGCAGCCCCGTCCCCATGGCTACGATGCATAAGCCACTGTAAAACAGACCACTGCCAGAGGGAATGGCCAGTATAATATGCCCCAGCATAATAATGATTCCGCCGTACCAGATAGATTTACGTTGCCCCAGCAGGTTATCGGCAATCCAGCCGCCAGGCAGCGACAGAAGGTAAACCGATGCAGTATAAATACCATAAATGGCAGCTCCATCAGCTTCACTCAGGCCCATGCCACCCCGAACCGTATCGATCAGAAACAGTAGGAGAATAGCCCGCATGCCGTAGTAGCTGAAGCGCTCCCACATCTCGGTAAAAAACAAGACAAAAAGGCCCATTGGGTGGCCAAACAAGGTGGCCGTGCGAACAGGCTTTACATCAGTAACTTCCATAAAATTAGGTTAAGTAGTCAGTTTGCCGAAGAATAATGTTGCTCGAAGTTCGTTAAGCTGCGAACCATAAATAAAAAAATAGGTGTAAATATATCCTTGATTGCTGAGACCGCCAACACTCGCCGACTACAGACTAGGGGCAAAAGTCCATCGGTCATCGAACGAGTTAGTACCCTGACGCTTACTTTTTTTAAGCAAAGTTTCTTATGTTTAACCGATGCTTATTGTTGGCCTTACAGTCGATTAATTTTACCCATGCTACTCCCCTTCGATTTTCAGAAAGACCCGTTCCTTATTCTTGACTTCTCCGCGACAAACCCGGACCTCGCTCCCGAATCACAGCGGCAAACCGGCCTTGATTTGACCAATACCGCTGTCTTTTCGGACTACGTGTTTGGCAAAATGCGAACGGCGGGCGTACAGGTTGGCGTGGGCGGATACAACGAACACCGGGTTATTTACCGCCGAAGTGAACACTTTTCGGGTACTGAAGAGTCTCGCGAAATCCACCTGGGTATTGATTTCTGGGCAGCCGCCGGAACACCAGTCTTCGCCCCGCTGGATGGCGTTATTCATAGCTTTCAGGATAATAATAACTTCGGCGACTACGGGCCAACCATCATACTTGAGCACAATTTGGATGGCAAACTGCTTTACTCACTCTACGGCCACCTTACCCGCACATCGCTCAACGACTTATCTGTTGGTAAGGCCATCAGCGCCGGTGAGCAACTTGGTCAGATTGGCCCTTTCCCTGAAAACGGCGACTGGCCCCCGCATTTGCACTTCCAGCTAATGACCGATATGCTTGGCTTAACAGGCGATTTCCCCGGCGTTTGTTCCCTATCCGACCGGGCTAAGTTTTTATCGATCTGCCCAAATCCCAATGAGTTATTAGGTATTCCCGGCTTGACTTGAACAGTAGCGACGCAACGATTGCGGCCCGAACAGGCTAGTACTTTTCCAATCATATTGTCTAGGCTG
It encodes:
- a CDS encoding peptide MFS transporter, encoding MEVTDVKPVRTATLFGHPMGLFVLFFTEMWERFSYYGMRAILLLFLIDTVRGGMGLSEADGAAIYGIYTASVYLLSLPGGWIADNLLGQRKSIWYGGIIIMLGHIILAIPSGSGLFYSGLCIVAMGTGLLKPNISTVVGELYPEGGARKDAAFSIFYMGINTGSLLGISIVGYLGQKVGWHYGFGAAAVAMALGLVTYRLFGQRYLGDHGHYVAQEATTEEKSADGNRSLLLFVAFIVALMATLQLTGVLDLTTAQGLAKAMGTIISLIALCYFAYILLTGGLDATEKKRVVVLFIFFLAAALYWAGNEQQGSSLQIFADRYTELSVFGWQMPSSWFQNLNPAFILIFSPVLAALWVFLANNKISFPVPAKFAVSLLLLGLAYVVMVFGAKVALTGVRTSPLFLTFTYLFFTVAELFLSPVGLSAFSKLAPKRYTSQLMGLWFVGSSLGNLIAGLFAGGFDEKNVQQMPQLFQSVAVFTLVSGFILLLFTKPLKRWMGGVE
- a CDS encoding peptidoglycan DD-metalloendopeptidase family protein gives rise to the protein MLLPFDFQKDPFLILDFSATNPDLAPESQRQTGLDLTNTAVFSDYVFGKMRTAGVQVGVGGYNEHRVIYRRSEHFSGTEESREIHLGIDFWAAAGTPVFAPLDGVIHSFQDNNNFGDYGPTIILEHNLDGKLLYSLYGHLTRTSLNDLSVGKAISAGEQLGQIGPFPENGDWPPHLHFQLMTDMLGLTGDFPGVCSLSDRAKFLSICPNPNELLGIPGLT